The genomic window GTAAGGTAATTGCCAATTATCTAAAAACCGATATACTAAACGATAGGAAAGCCTTAGAAGCTTATGTGGAGTATGTAGCCTGCTACATGAATATACCCGAAGAAAATGACAGCTACGATTCGCTAGGGAAAAAAATAGATACCGAAAAAGGAATTGATTTACAAACCTTAAAATCTAAATGCGAACCGCCAAATATTGTTAAAACCGTAAAGCTAGATACCATTCAGGGCGAGAAGGTTAAAAGTGTGGAAGAACTGATTATTGCTAATTTCTTGTATGTTAACGGCATTGAATATGAATATGAAAAAGCCTACCCACACGGCACAGGAGTATATCGCCCAGATTTCTACCTCACAGATTATGATATTTATTTAGAGCATTTCGGGGTTGATGAACATAATGAAGCGAAATGGCTATCATCTCTTAATGAAGCAAAGTATGTGGAAGACATGTTGTTGAAACGTGAAACCCACAAAAAATACCACACTAAGTTGCTAGAAACTTATTCTTATTACAATAGGGATAAAATCTTATTGAGCAAGCTAAAAGAAATCTTAACAGCAGAAAACGTATTGTTTAAGCCGCTGGATTCGAAAGACATTTACACTAAGGTTTCGGAAAATGACCAAAACTTTGGCAAAGAAATTATTAAGCTTATCGAGGGATTTATCAACCTAGGTAAATCAAGAAAAATGGAGGAGGTAAATTTAAAGGAGATTTACTCCGCTAAGCTCAGTGTTAAAGAGCTTTTTATGGCCGAGCGGCAAGAAATGTTCTTGAGTTTTACGTTGCCTATTCTCAATAAGTATAACCAAATTTTAAGGGAACGCTGCGAGATAGATTTTAACGACATGATCAATAGGGCAACTGATTTAATCAAGAACAAGCAACCAAAATACAGCTACAAATACATTATTATTGATGAATATCAGGACATTTCGTTTTCCCACTTTAATTTAATCAAAGAGATCAGGGATCTTTCTAGCGCTCGCCTAACCTGTGTAGGCGACGACTGGCAGTCCATTTATCGTTTTGCCGGCAGTGATATCTCCCTATTTAGCAATTTTGGAAAATATGTAGGCTACCATGAACAATTATTGATAGAGCAAACGTTTAGAAACTCGCAGGCACTAATAGACGTATCTGCAAATTTCGTAAAAAAGAACCCAAAACAAATTGCTAAAAATCCAATTTCAAAAAAAGAAACTGTTGCTTCGCCAATAAAATTTGTACATCATGGCCGTGCCAATATTGAAGTAACTTTTCTAAATGAAGTGCAAAATTTGGTTAGCCGATATGGCAAAACTTCAATTTTGGTTTTGGGAAGGCACAGCTTTGATGTGATTGATCTAATTAAATTTTCTAACGGCAACATCAAATTTATAGAAAGAACAGGCAAATTGGAAGTAAAGGGATTTGAGGATGTAGAAATTAATTTCTTAACCGTTCATAAATCTAAA from Pedobacter sp. SL55 includes these protein-coding regions:
- a CDS encoding UvrD-helicase domain-containing protein, which encodes MSTLLKTFILVISLLTLASLYLIKQRKKKYTNATYLARLKELTEFLSLIKSLGGYITWVERDNIKLTYAATGSFFKNKNKFYKQEPRISRFNEIYHSFEQHIKQHNLNYVKAEKERLKLYFDDIEGKSLDEQQRSALVTDEYSNLIIAGAGSGKTLTILAKVKYLIEQKNVSPEDILLLSFTNKTVEDLNKRIMALGLGTRAVTFHKLGYDIIKKFENNIPVITNENTLGKVIANYLKTDILNDRKALEAYVEYVACYMNIPEENDSYDSLGKKIDTEKGIDLQTLKSKCEPPNIVKTVKLDTIQGEKVKSVEELIIANFLYVNGIEYEYEKAYPHGTGVYRPDFYLTDYDIYLEHFGVDEHNEAKWLSSLNEAKYVEDMLLKRETHKKYHTKLLETYSYYNRDKILLSKLKEILTAENVLFKPLDSKDIYTKVSENDQNFGKEIIKLIEGFINLGKSRKMEEVNLKEIYSAKLSVKELFMAERQEMFLSFTLPILNKYNQILRERCEIDFNDMINRATDLIKNKQPKYSYKYIIIDEYQDISFSHFNLIKEIRDLSSARLTCVGDDWQSIYRFAGSDISLFSNFGKYVGYHEQLLIEQTFRNSQALIDVSANFVKKNPKQIAKNPISKKETVASPIKFVHHGRANIEVTFLNEVQNLVSRYGKTSILVLGRHSFDVIDLIKFSNGNIKFIERTGKLEVKGFEDVEINFLTVHKSKGAEADNVILLNLKNDWLGFPNKATDDPILSLLLSDDETYRFAEERRLFYVALTRTKNEVVLFIPDEASPFVDELLEDNNYLLAKNAKSFQSTNCPYCKTGKLMVKQNPLNNSRFLGCSHYPICNQTFKNLEILDKNLLCSSCESGFMVRRTGKHSAFLGCTQYPKCNNTIKLK